The genomic interval AGCGAGCGCCCCATCCGCCCGGTTGCCACTCTGCCCGGCCGCTGGTAAATTCGCCGCATGAAACAAATGGCCTACGTCGTTTACCGCGAGGACGAGTTCTTCGTCAGCCAGTGCCTCAATGTGGACGTCTCCAGCTTCGGAGCCACACGGGAGGAAGCCGTGGCCAATCTCAAGGAGGCCGTCGAACTCTACTTCGAGGGCGAATCCGAATCCGCCTACACGCCCGTCACCGACCTCAACGTCGGCCAGGAGCTGGTGAATGCCTAGACGGCTGGGCTCCACGGACGTCATCCGCGTGCGCAACAGCACGGCTTCGCCTTCGTCTCCCAGAAAGGCAGCCATGCCAAATACCGCAACGCGTCCGGGCGCATCACCATCGTTCCGCACCCAAAGAAAGAACTGCCCATCGGCACCACCCGTTCCCTCATCCGGCAATCTGGCCTCACGCCGAAGGACTTTGGGTTTTGATCTCGCACCGCTCCTCCGTTCCGCGTTCCGAATTCCGCACTCCGCGTTCTGGGAACACGTCAGGCATGGGAGCAGTTTAACCGCGAAACACACAAACCACACAAAAACTGAAGCTCCCCTCCCGGGAGGGGTCAGGGGTGGGTTGGTCGCCCCCTCAACCCCCAACCCTCAACCCTGCCCCAACCACGGATGTACACTGATGAACACAGATTCACCGGGCTTTCTTATTCCGGCGAGTCTCGGCAGCCTTGTATGCCGCCTGATAACGAGCCGCCCTCCGATCGCTTTCCTTCTGCCGCTTGCGCCGGCCTTCGGGGCTGTTCTCCCAAATCAATTTTTGCGACAGCCGTTTGACGCGCCGCTGTAGATCGCGGCGATGAAGCATTTCCTTCAAACCGCTCCGAATCTGCTTGGCTCTCGGATCATCTGCACCGCCATAGACCATTCCGCCAGCAAGGCTCGTCCAAGCTTTTTCGCGTTTGCTCTTCGCCTTGCGCCACTCCGCAATGCGCTCATCCACGTTCTTCTCTACAATCTCCCGGATTTCCGCATCGCTCTTGTCCGCCCATTCCAGCCAGACGCCGGGAAACGTGCGGATCGCTTCCCAGACGTGAGCCGGTATCCTGACCATGACCGAGCCAGGCGAAACTTCAAACTTCGGGCTGCCCTCGACTTCCAGATAGACGCCGTCCTCGTCGAAACACTCGTTGTAGAGATGGAAGTCGCCGCCGTGGGCGATTGAGCACTTCGTTGACATGTCGCCAGTGTGGCCTACCGCAGCTTGATTTGAAAGGTGAACAGCTGGTCGAGAAATTCCGAACGAACCAGCCGCCACGGATAACCATGATTGCGAATCTTTCCGTCCGGCTTCTCTGACATGGTGAATTCGAAGACGATGTTCCGGTCGGCGACCAGATTCACGAACCGGTCAATACTGGGCCGGTCGCAATAGACGAGTTCCTCGTAAGCAAACTGGCTCCTGGTTTTCGTGGTTCGCACCCGCGCCTTCACAAAAGCGGCGCGCGAGTGCTTTTCAGCCAGCCTCTTTGCCAGTTGCGGGAACGTCCAATAGCCCAGCGCCTCGGTGCTCTTGCGGAGGTCAATCTTCTCGTTTGTCCGGAGGATTTCGAGCAGCAGTCCGATATTGTTCGGCGTGACGGTGACTTGGGAGTAGCACGCGAAAAGACCGTCGTCGCCGGGCTTGCCAAGAATGCGGATGAGTTCCTTGGCCGGCGCGTCCACCAGCCAGTTCGGCCCGGCCTGAAACAGATTCAGTTTCGAGCTGGTGGAATGTTCGCCCTCCTTCGTTCCCTTGCACTTGATCTCGATGCCTTTGAAATCCGCCTGCTGGTCGTTGTTCTCCTTGATGCCGAGCAAAGTTTCAAACGTGTAACCGATTCCAGTGTCGCCCGTGCGCAGCGAATCAATCCAGCCGCGCTCCTTGATGGCGTCAAACTTCTCCAGCAGTTCCGCCAGCGCGGCGACTTGCTATCACCTGCGCTCGTGCCT from Verrucomicrobiia bacterium carries:
- a CDS encoding type II toxin-antitoxin system HicB family antitoxin; protein product: MKQMAYVVYREDEFFVSQCLNVDVSSFGATREEAVANLKEAVELYFEGESESAYTPVTDLNVGQELVNA
- a CDS encoding MvaI/BcnI family restriction endonuclease, giving the protein MAELLEKFDAIKERGWIDSLRTGDTGIGYTFETLLGIKENNDQQADFKGIEIKCKGTKEGEHSTSSKLNLFQAGPNWLVDAPAKELIRILGKPGDDGLFACYSQVTVTPNNIGLLLEILRTNEKIDLRKSTEALGYWTFPQLAKRLAEKHSRAAFVKARVRTTKTRSQFAYEELVYCDRPSIDRFVNLVADRNIVFEFTMSEKPDGKIRNHGYPWRLVRSEFLDQLFTFQIKLR